GGTAGGGAAAGTGTCATTGGACGATTGTGATTGATTGCAATGGTTGTTTGGATGGACCTCTTTGGATCCGATCTTGCCTCCTAGAATTTCAATGGCACGGTTAGAAATAACTTCATTTGCGTTCATGTTGGATTGGGTACCGGAACCCGTTTGGAAGACAACTAATGGGAAATGGTCGTCTAATTTCCCAGAGGCTACCTCGTCAGCAGCCTCTTGAATAGCCTTGGAAATTTTGGGATCCAATCCTCCGAGAGATTCGTTCACAATTGCGGCAGATTTCTTTAGCACACCGAAGGCGTGCACTAAAGGCAATGGCATTCTTTCACGAGCTCCACCAATCTTAAAGTTTTGAAACGATCTTTGAGTTTGAGCACCCCAATACTTATCAGCAGGGACGTTAATCTCACCGAATGCATCGGTTTCCGTTCTAAAAGTAGAGTTCATTCTTCTTATATTAAACTTGTATGACGATTGTACAAAAGCTTTGCAACTGGAATTGGTTAACCTTAACATGATTATATCTCTTGTCCTTCAATCCTTATACTTCTATGGGAATCTCTAGATATGGGAAAAAAAGCTGCTGCTGCAATAGAAGTCGCAAATTCGAAAATGTAAAAAACGATTCTACGGTAGAAAGAGAATACAAGTATCTTaacaaaaagaactaaAGTCACTCTTCCGCATATTCGGTCCGTTTTCATACCGGAAGTGAGTGTAACCTCAACAATGTTAATCATGGTTTTATATAGTCTATAAGAAATATGAAAAGGGCTCTACACGAAAGAGCCAATCATCGAACGCCCATTCCGGGAATCGGGGTAGTCATTCCGAGGATCGGCCCAGGGGAAGAACCTGGAACTCCAATAAGATGTTGATGGCAAGAAGTATAGAGGCAATTACAGCTAGCTCTCATGGACCTATACCGGACCATAGGCAACTGTTATCAGATGCACCGACATTTTGATGCTGATTGTAGGCCTTGGTCAAGAAATAAGGATACGTCTTAACAGACGTCAACTACAGGGCAAACACGTGTAACTCACATCCGTATATAATCGTATCACAGGTTACAAGCGTTCCTGAGCTTTTGTTGTAATAGTCAATATAGTAGTGACGATGGTTTGCGGTAATAGTAGTTCTAGCAGTTATATCATCAGTAGAAAGTAAtattcaattgtttttcTATTCGGCTTCTTCGTAGAATTAATGAAACTagaaactgaagaaaaaaaaaagaaagaaggttgaaaaaaagatgggCATCTCGAAGAAGATGTTGAGCACTtcaggaagaaaagaggcACGCAAAGCGTTAAATAGTGTTGAATAATGGCGAAGAAGAGTAAGAAGGATAAGGAAGCTAAAAAGGCACGTGCTGAGctgaaaaatcaaaagaatcagaagaaacaagagaaaaagtttcacaagaacaagaacaagtCTTTAGATGGCGACGACGATGATGAAAGTGATCAAGATCTTGATGAAATTCTTTCGAGCTTCACCAAGAAGCAAACCGAATTGGAACATGTAGATATAACTGCTGTGGAGAGGCCCTCTTGTCGTACTCATCCGTTGATGTTTGCGAATCCGCAGCACAATAAACATGAATTGTTCATTTTCGGTGGGGAGTTTACAGATTCAGAGACTAAACTGACACATTTCTATAATGACTTGTATTCATATTCCATAAAGAACAATTCgtggaaaaaatatgtcTCTCAAAATGCACCTTTGCCCAGATCCAGTGCTGCTGTTGCAGTACATCCTTCCGGTATTGCATTGTTACACGGTGGTGAATTCTCCTCCCCAAAGCAATCTAAGTTTTATCACTATTCCGATACATGGTTGTTCGATTGCGTTGAAAGGAAATTCAATAAGTTAGAGTTTGGTGGTAGAGATTCTTCACCAAGCGCCAGATCAGGTCATAGAATCATTGCTTGGAAGAActattttatattatttggtgGGTTCAGAGATTTGGGGAATGGACAAACCTCTTACTTAAATGATTTGTGGTGttttgatatttcaaaCTACAAATGGAGCAAAATAGAGACTAACAGTAAACCTGACGCTCGTTCTGGCCATTGTTTCATCCCCACAGACAATTCCGCCATATTGATGGGTGGTTATTGTAAAACTATTGCTAAGAATAACAAAAATCTAATGAAGGGTAAAATCTTGAATGATGCATGGAAATTGAATTTAACCCCTGATCCAAAGAAGTGGCAATgggaaaaattaaagaatttcaagaatCAGCCTTCACCAAGAGTTGGTTACTCGTTTAATTTATGGAAGCAAAATAAATCGGTTGCTTTTGGTGGTGTTTATGATTTGCAAGAGACTGAAGAATCCTTAGAGTCTGTTTTCTATAACGACCTATACATGTTCCACCTAGAATTGAACAAGTGGTCAAAGTTAAGAATCAAATCTCAGCGTCAAACGAGTAACAGAAATTCACCTGCTACGAGTAagagaaaatcaaataaagatcaagaaaaggagTTGCAGGATTTGCTAAATTCAATTTTAGCCAAGTCTAAtttaaatgatgatgacgacgaAAATGATGACTACACCGCGACTGGTTCGAACTCTATtgatggtgatgaagatgaagaagatgatagTGATTTGGACAACCAAGAAGATATTACCATCTCAAATCAATTACCACATCCAAGATTTAACGCAGCAACTTGTGTTGTGGGTGACTCATTGTTTATTTACAGTGGTGTCTGGGAACTGGGCGAGAAAGATTATCCTATAAACTCGTTCTATAGTATAGACTTGAACAAGTTAGATGGTGTCAAGGTTTACTGGGAGGAGCTATCTGCTATCGAAGAAGCAAAGAGACTAGGTGATAGAGATTCCGACGAAGAAGAGTTTGAATACGAGGACGAagaggatgatgaagatcagagtgaagaagaacaggATGCCGGGTTGCTTGAAAGtgatgaggatgaagaaagcGACGATGAAGACGATGGACAAGCGCAAATGGAGATTCCGGACGAAAGATCTTGGTTACCACATCCCAAACCATTTGAAACTTTAAGGGCATTTTACTTGAGAGAAGGTGCAAATTTTTTAACCTGGTCTATTTCTAATAACAGAAACTTA
The DNA window shown above is from Saccharomyces mikatae IFO 1815 strain IFO1815 genome assembly, chromosome: 6 and carries:
- the KEL3 gene encoding Kel3p (similar to Saccharomyces cerevisiae KEL3 (YPL263C); ancestral locus Anc_6.10), coding for MAKKSKKDKEAKKARAELKNQKNQKKQEKKFHKNKNKSLDGDDDDESDQDLDEILSSFTKKQTELEHVDITAVERPSCRTHPLMFANPQHNKHELFIFGGEFTDSETKLTHFYNDLYSYSIKNNSWKKYVSQNAPLPRSSAAVAVHPSGIALLHGGEFSSPKQSKFYHYSDTWLFDCVERKFNKLEFGGRDSSPSARSGHRIIAWKNYFILFGGFRDLGNGQTSYLNDLWCFDISNYKWSKIETNSKPDARSGHCFIPTDNSAILMGGYCKTIAKNNKNLMKGKILNDAWKLNLTPDPKKWQWEKLKNFKNQPSPRVGYSFNLWKQNKSVAFGGVYDLQETEESLESVFYNDLYMFHLELNKWSKLRIKSQRQTSNRNSPATSKRKSNKDQEKELQDLLNSILAKSNLNDDDDENDDYTATGSNSIDGDEDEEDDSDLDNQEDITISNQLPHPRFNAATCVVGDSLFIYSGVWELGEKDYPINSFYSIDLNKLDGVKVYWEELSAIEEAKRLGDRDSDEEEFEYEDEEDDEDQSEEEQDAGLLESDEDEESDDEDDGQAQMEIPDERSWLPHPKPFETLRAFYLREGANFLTWSISNNRNLKGKQLKTKSFELCEDRWWERRDQVTLEEERLEDTGGIIERDVTTKPSKRR